Proteins from a genomic interval of Thamnophis elegans isolate rThaEle1 chromosome 2, rThaEle1.pri, whole genome shotgun sequence:
- the LOC116502632 gene encoding uracil nucleotide/cysteinyl leukotriene receptor-like, which produces MWKNGTDAPFLLRETPGSLPNNSAHLQCVAEAGFQHLLLPIIYSLVCLLSLASNGVALWSSWFYRAQAPPIMTFIYNLIIIDLLFALSLPLQAVYHARHNDWPFGEGLCKATNALFLANMFSCTLFLSCICLERYVAVLHPVVYLRLKWPLYRVLLSMAIWSLVGIGLLIFFSKSTVTHRFSNGNTACMENFPAQVWSGSLAAMVLSSSALGFFLPFLTIIICSIVIAHRIMNLGHGTMQASSLRRHSLQTLLMVTSLLIFCFLPFHIIHVLHTLGRIGVLSAPGLLHFTCSAQRAAMALASINSALDPLVYYFNMKPADCKLPCCGSVSQNLMEAGEIANSTGEHPRRSIVLRD; this is translated from the coding sequence aTGTGGAAGAATGGCACAGATGCACCCTTCCTTTTGAGGGAAACGCCAGGCTCTCTCCCTAACAACTCAGCACATTTGCAGTGTGTGGCTGAAGCAGGATTCCAGCACTTACTGTTACCCATCATTTACAGCCTGGTTTGCCTCCTGAGCCTGGCCTCAAATGGCGTGGCCTTATGGAGCTCTTGGTTCTACCGAGCCCAGGCCCCACCCATCATGACCTTCATCTACAACCTGATTATCATTGACCTGCTCTTTGCCCTGTCGCTGCCATTACAGGCAGTGTATCACGCCAGGCACAATGACTGGCCCTTTGGAGAAGGCCTGTGCAAGGCCACCAATGCCCTCTTCCTGGCCAACATGTTCAGCTGCACTCTTTTCCTGTCCTGCATCTGCCTGGAGCGTTATGTGGCTGTCCTCCACCCTGTCGTCTACCTGCGCCTCAAATGGCCTCTGTATCGTGTGCTGCTCTCCATGGCTATCTGGTCTTTGGTAGGGATTGGACTGCTGATCTTCTTCTCCAAGAGCACCGTGACTCATCGCTTCTCCAATGGAAACACCGCCTGCATGGAAAACTTCCCAGCCCAAGTTTGGAGTGGAAGTCTGGCAGCCATGGTCCTATCTTCCTCAGCCCTGGGCTTCTTCCTGCCCTTCCTTACTATCATTATCTGTTCCATTGTGATTGCCCACCGAATTATGAATCTGGGCCATGGGACAATGCAGGCGTCTTCATTGCGTAGGCATTCCCTTCAAACCCTCTTGATGGTGACGAGCCTGCTCATCTTCTGTTTCCTCCCTTTTCATATCATCCATGTGCTACACACCCTGGGCCGTATTGGCGTTCTTTCGGCTCCAGGACTGCTGCACTTCACTTGCTCAGCCCAGCGTGCAGCTATGGCCCTTGCTAGTATCAATAGTGCTCTTGACCCTCTGGTATACTATTTTAACATGAAGCCTGCCGATTGTAAGCTACCTTGCTGTGGCTCAGTCAGTCAAAACCTTATGGAGGCAGGTGAGATTGCTAATAGCACAGGGGAGCACCCGAGGAGGAGCATAGTTCTTAGAGACTGA